Proteins encoded by one window of Triplophysa rosa linkage group LG19, Trosa_1v2, whole genome shotgun sequence:
- the LOC130569882 gene encoding C-C chemokine receptor type 8-like produces the protein MFDAVWITWYIHTSIRSEDKQDMNYSTVNLNITESAEGSSASFIDIMYIIEMCVCSINVLLGLFTHFYVMWLIVTGKGIASEFFYLNLSVCEIGNCVNCFSDILAIWFSSIKVMTYFLLGLGITGRPLFQCLICVERYLAVIHPVIFLKYKPVRYRVICCTAAWIMILGSCLFCLLMLSSQKLYIYISFFTVQFLIFLSIQLFCCLAVLRALKQSGPGERGRGREEENHTKRRAFHLILITTVNIVIIYLPYCISGFFVIFSEQAGKLSCFCSG, from the exons ATGTTTGATGCAGTCTGGATTACCTGGTACATCCACACCTCGATCAGATCAGAAGATAAACAGGACATGAATTACTCCACCGTGAACCTCAACATAACTGAATCAGCCGAAGGCTCTTCTGCTTCTTTCATTGATATAATGTACATtatagaaatgtgtgtgtgcagcatCAATGTCCTACTTGGTCTTTTTACACACTTCTATGTAATGTGGCTTATTGTAACAGGAAAGGGAATAGCATCAGAGTTTTTTTACCTGAATCTCTCTGTTTGTGAGATTGGAAACTGCGTAAACTGTTTTTCAGACATATTGGCGATTTGGTTTTCTAGTATCAAGGTAATGACATACTTTTTATTAGGATTAGGCATCACCGGTCGTCCTCTGTTTCAGTGTCTGATCTGTGTGGAGCGTTACCTGGCAGTGATTCATCCTGTAATCTTTCTGAAGTACAAACCTGTCAGATATCGAGTGATCTGCTGCACCGCTGCCTGGATCATGATTCTTGGATCCTGTTTGTTCTGCTTGCTTATGTTATCATCACAgaaattgtatatatatatatccttcTTCACAGTGCAGTTCCTCATCTTTCTCTCCATCCAGTTGTTCTGCTGTCTGGCGGTTCTCAGAGCTCTGAAGCAGTCAGgaccaggagagagagggagagggagagaggaggaAAACCACACGAAGAGACGAGCGTTTCATCTCATTCTCATAACTACTGTAAACATAGTTATTATTTACCTGCCATATTGTATCTCAGGATTCTTTGTCATTTTCTCAGAACA AGCCGGTAAACTGTCTTGCTTCTGTTCTGGGTGA
- the LOC130569879 gene encoding chemokine XC receptor 1-like, with product MDNSIVNFTTPQASTNSTSPSSGPTTLEDGLKMFICCLNVLFGVPTHSYVIWLIVTETGSSFVSRFFILNLSVCEIGNCLHGLLVLLAFLFSSLTAASHFFQGLGITGRPLFQCLMCVERYLAVVHPVTFLKFKPLRYRVMFSTAAWIICLVSCSSCIFILVSFEFDIFTWFFSVQFLIFLSIQLFCLMAVLRALKQSGPGERGREREEENHMKRRAFYLILITTVSMIILYVPFVILGFVIILTKQNIIGFWFSVVVCYVVAGFIQPVVYLHSAGKLFCLRSA from the coding sequence ATGGATAACTCGATAGTGAACTTCACTACACCTCAAGCATCCACAAACTCCACATCTCCTTCATCTGGGCCAACAACACTTGAAGAcggattaaaaatgtttatctgCTGTTTAAATGTCCTGTTTGGTGTTCCCACACACTCCTACGTTATCTGGCTCATCGTCACAGAAACAGGAAGTTCATTTGTTTCCAGATTTTTTATTCTTAATCTTTCAGTGTGTGAGATTGGTAACTGTCTGCATGGTTTGCTTGTTCTTCTGGCATTTTTGTTTTCAAGCCTCACAGCAGCAAGCCATTTTTTCCAAGGACTAGGCATCACCGGTCGTCCTCTGTTTCAGTGTCTGATGTGTGTGGAGCGTTACCTGGCGGTGGTTCATCCTGTTACCTTTCTGAAGTTCAAACCTCTCAGATATAGAGTCATGTTCTCCACCGCTGCCTGGATCATTTGTCTTGTGTCCTGTTCGAGCTGCATCTTCATTTTGGTCTCATTTGAATTCGACATTTTTACATGGTTCTTCTCGGTTCAGTTCCTCATCTTCCTCTCTATTCAATTGTTTTGCCTTATGGCTGTTCTCCGAGCTCTGAAGCAGTCAGgaccaggagagagagggagagagagagaggaggaaaaccACATGAAGAGAAGAGCGTTTTATCTCATTCTCATAACTACTGTGAGCATGATTATTCTTTATGTGCCCTTTGTTATCTTAGGGtttgttattattttgacaAAACAGAATATTATTGGATTTTGGTTTTCTGTTGTGGTTTGTTATGTTGTTGCTGGTTTTATACAGCCTGTTGTTTATCTACACAGTGCTGGAAAACTCTTCTGCCTCCGTTCTGCATAA
- the LOC130569883 gene encoding hydroxycarboxylic acid receptor 2-like, giving the protein MNNSTVNLTLSESSTNSTILFVGQISFMEVSLLSINLLFGLPLHSYVIWLIVTEAGISSDFFSLNLSVCEIGVCLDSLFTILSLWFSSLEILALLLSGLGITGRPLFQCMICFERYLAVVHPVTFLKFRPLRYRAIFSTAGWIISLGFCFSCIFLLVSYKMYVYAWFFSVPLVIFLSIKLFCCVAVLRALKQPGPGERGREREDENLRKKRVFHHILIITVTMIIIYIPFTLTGFIFIFTNHYVPALWLVGMISYTLAAFVQPVLYLLRYGKIPCFPKP; this is encoded by the coding sequence ATGAATAACTCCACAGTGAACCTCACCTTAAGTGAATCATCCACAAACTCTACGATTCTTTTCGTTGGGCAGATAAGCTTCATGGAAGTGTCCTTGTTAAGCATCAATCTTCTGTTTGGTCTTCCTTTACACTCCTATGTTATATGGCTGATCGTTACAGAAGCTGGAATTTCATCAGACTTCTTCAGCCTCAATCTCTCTGTATGTGAGATCGGTGTCTGCCTAGATAGTTTGTTCACTATATTGTCGCTTTGGTTTTCAAGTCTGGAGATATTGGCGTTACTTTTATCAGGACTAGGCATCACTGGCCGTCCTCTGTTTCAGTGTATGATCTGTTTTGAGCGTTACCTGGCAGTGGTTCATCCCGTAACCTTTCTGAAGTTCAGACCTCTGAGATATAGAGCCATCTTCTCCACTGCTGGCTGGATCATTAGTCTTGGCTTCTGTTTTAGCTGCATATTTCTTTTGGTATCATATAAGATGTATGTTTATGCATGGTTCTTCTCTGTACCCTTGGTCATCTTCCTCTCCATTaagttgttttgttgtgtggCTGTTCTTAGAGCTTTGAAGCAGCCAGGACCgggtgagagagggagagagagagaggatgagaaCCTAAGAAAGAAAAGAGTGTTTCATCATATTCTAATAATTACAGTGACCATGATTATCATATATATTCCTTTTACTCTCACAgggtttattttcattttcacaaaTCATTATGTTCCGGCTCTTTGGCTTGTTGGTATGATTTCTTACACCCTGGCTGCTTTCGTTCAGCCTGTGCTTTATCTGCTTCGGTATGGGAAAATCCCCTGCTTTCCTAAACCATAA
- the LOC130569880 gene encoding P2Y purinoceptor 8-like: MNNSTVTLSINEASMNVTTPFIGLTSITEMCVHTINILFAFPTHSYVIWLIITGSESGIASEFINLNLSVCEILICLYCFFEMLAFWFLSLRPVAVYFQGLLSTGRPLFQCLMCVERYLAVVHPVTFLKYKPLRYKVICCTAAWIICLGSCLCSMCILVLSTVHVFAWFLSVQLIVFLSIQLLCCLAVLRALKQSGPGERGREREEENHMKRRAFYLILITTVSMLIGYIPSSFLGFCSSSSSSPSSCSVVWLFSEL; encoded by the exons ATGAATAACTCCACTGTGACCCTCAGCATAAATGAGGCGTCTATGAACGTTACGACTCCTTTTATTGGGCTCACGAGCATTACAGAAATGTGTGTGCACACCATCAATATCTTGTTTGCTTTTCCAACACACTCCTATGTTATATGGCTTATCATCACAGGATCAGAAAGTGGAATTGCATCAGAGTTTATCAACCTCAATCTCTCTGTTTGTGAGATTTTGATCTGTCTGTATTGTTTCTTTGAAATGCTGGCGTTTTGGTTTTTAAGTCTCCGGCCAGTTGCCGTCTATTTCCAAGGGCTGCTAAGCACCGGCCGTCCTCTGTTTCAGTGTCTGATGTGTGTGGAGCGTTACCTGGCGGTGGTTCATCCTGTAACCTTTCTGAAGTACAAACCTCTCAGATATAAAGTGATCTGCTGCACCGCTGCCTGGATCATTTGTCTTGGATCTTGTTTGTGCAGCATGTGCATTTTGGTCTTATCTACTGTTCATGTTTTTGCATGGTTTCTCTCAGTGCAGCTCATTGTCTTTCTCTCCATTCAGTTGTTGTGTTGTCTGGCTGTTCTCAGAGCTCTGAAGCAGTCAGgaccaggagagagagggagagagagagaggaggaaaaccACATGAAGAGAAGAGCCTTTTACCTCATTCTGATAACTACTGTGAGCATGCTGATCGGATATATTCCTTCTTCATTTTTaggattt TGCAGTTCCTCGTCTTCATCTCCATCCAGTTGTTCTGTTGTGTGGCTGTTCTCAGAGCTCTGA
- the LOC130569881 gene encoding somatostatin receptor type 5-like — protein sequence MNNSTVNLNITEASTNSMAPFLWLMSPPHVCFLCMNVLLGLPAHSYVIWLIIGSESRITSEFFTLTLSVCEIGICLSWLLDILSIWVLSLLELAFFSKGLAVTGRPLFQCLMCVERYLAVVHPVTFLKYKPLRYRVMCAAVAWIMSFGSCLCSMFIWNLSAHYIFMWFLSVQLIVFLSIQLFCCVAVLRALKQSGPGERGREREEENHMKRRAFYIILITTVSMLIAYVPSIFIGLFIVMAEQFVPGLFLIGFVCFVLAGCFHPVLYFYRAGKLCCLSSS from the coding sequence ATGAATAACTCCACAGTGAACCTCAACATAACTGAAGCATCCACAAACTCTATGGCTCCTTTCTTGTGGTTAATGAGTCCTCCACACGTTTGTTTTTTATGCATGAACGTCTTGCTTGGTCTTCCTGCACACTCTTATGTTATATGGCTCATCATAGGATCAGAAAGTAGAATTACATCAGAGTTtttcactctcactctctcggTTTGTGAGATTGGAATCTGTCTGAGTTGGTTACTTGACATTCTGTCAATATGGGTTTTAAGCCTCCTGGAACTGGCCTTTTTTTCCAAAGGACTAGCCGTCACCGGCCGTCCTCTGTTTCAGTGTCTGATGTGTGTGGAGCGTTACCTGGCGGTGGTTCATCCTGTTACCTTTCTGAAGTACAAACCTCTCAGATACAGAGTCATGTGTGCTGCTGTCGCCTGGATTATGAGTTTTGGATCCTGTTTGTGCAGCATGTTCATTTGGAATTTATCTGcgcattatatttttatgtggttCCTTTCAGTGCAGCTCATTGTCTTCCTCTCCATCcagttgttttgttgtgtggctgttctcagagctctgaagcagtcaggaccaggagagagagggagagagagagaggaggaaaaccACATGAAGAGAAGAGCGTTTTATATCATTCTTATAACTACCGTTAGCATGCTGATCGCATATGTTCCATCTATTTTCATAGGATTGTTTATTGTAATGGCAGAACAGTTTGTTCCTGGACTATTTTTAattggttttgtttgttttgttctggcTGGTTGTTTTCATCCTGTCCTTTACTTTTACCGGGCTGGAAAACTCTGCTGCCTTTCTTCATCCTGA